Proteins from a genomic interval of Rosa chinensis cultivar Old Blush chromosome 2, RchiOBHm-V2, whole genome shotgun sequence:
- the LOC112183729 gene encoding cytochrome b6-f complex iron-sulfur subunit, chloroplastic, with amino-acid sequence MAASTLSSATTSQLCSSKSAMFSSAQALSVMPRRTQMMGKGKGMRITCQAAIPADNVPDMGKRKLMNLLLLGAISLPSGFMLVPYATFFAPPGSGAGSGGQVAKDALGNDVIASEWLKTHGPGDKTLTQGLKGDPTYLVVEKDRTLATYGINAVCTHLGCVVPFNTAENKFICPCHGSQYNDQGRVVRGPAPLSLALAHADIDEGKVIFVPWVETDFRTGEDPWWA; translated from the exons ATGGCTGCCTCTACTCTATCTTCTGCTACCACTTCACAG CTATGCTCCAGCAAGAGTGCTATGTTCTCTTCAGCACAGGCCCTGTCTGTGATGCCCAGGAGGACCCAGATGATGGGAAAGGGAAAGGGAATGAGAATCACATGCCAGGCAGCAATTCCAGCTGATAATGTCCCTGACATGGGTAAGAGGAAGCTTATGAATTTACTTCTTCTGGGTGCTATCTCACTTCCCTCTGGTTTCATGCTGGTTCCCTATGCTACTTTCTTTGCTCCACCTGG CTCTGGTGCTGGAAGTGGTGGTCAAGTTGCCAAGGATGCTCTCGGAAACGATGTAATTGCATCAGAATGGCTTAAGACCCATGGCCCTGGTGACAAGACTCTCACACAAGGATTGAAG GGTGATCCTACCTACCTTGTTGTGGAGAAAGACAGAACTCTTGCCACATATGGAATCAATGCTGTATGCACTCACCTTGGTTGTGTCGTGCCATTCAACACCGCCGAGAACAAGTTCATCTGCCCATGCCATGGATCCCAGTACAATGACCAAGGAAGGGTTGTCAGGGGACCTGCACCTTTG TCTCTGGCTTTGGCTCATGCTGATATTGATGAAGGCAAGGTAATATTTGTTCCTTGGGTCGAAACCGATTTCAGAACCGGTGAGGATCCATGGTGGGCTTAA